From a region of the Zerene cesonia ecotype Mississippi chromosome 11, Zerene_cesonia_1.1, whole genome shotgun sequence genome:
- the LOC119829995 gene encoding protein-serine O-palmitoleoyltransferase porcupine produces the protein MEEDEEYIENSWTYLMFCIEPTLYEGLRFAKDLLLANLCLRFLIQFISMPQNVRHSISLIIGSLLLYHNIGAAISWVYGLTAGAYLLILMLISITKKKIGGAVTCISVISFLLLCELYLINPKVWQQIRGIQMIASMKIISIAIELDRSLFKKVVNPIEFTGYILCPANCMLGPWISYKSYEKDLCVKFLTRRWIRIILSNLLLAMIFLIMSNCIIPWFIDDDSMKWLIAYRDAQAFRMSHYFVSSMSVVSMISAGFGLTNDCHSEIQITKPHFIELPRSLVQVVIFWNIPMHQWLKNYVFKTCQPYGQFFAIFTTYAISSLLHGCNFQLSAVLLSIGTFSYIEYNFRYKVASALEVCCLANPCVKQCDHKYKKSSFMAMFINLTFSLITILHLAYLGVMFEASFSVQETGYSFSHTISKWENLDFFNHGLAASMFVIYLMM, from the coding sequence atgGAAGAAGATGAAGAATACATAGAGAATTCTTGGACTTACTTAATGTTTTGCATTGAACCTACACTTTACGAAGGCTTAAGATTTGCAAAAGATCTGCTTCTTGCTAATCTTTGTTTAAGATTTctcatacaatttatatctatGCCGCAAAATGTTCGCCATAGCATAAGTTTAATAATAGGTAGTCTATTACTGTATCATAATATTGGAGCAGCAATTTCGTGGGTTTATGGATTGACTGCAGgtgcatatttattaattttaatgttaataagcataacaaagaaaaaaattggtgGTGCTGTTACTTGCATAAGTGTCATATCTTTTTTACTACTATGTGAATTGTACTTAATTAACCCAAAAGTATGGCAGCAAATAAGAGGAATACAAATGATTGCATCTATGAAGATTATTTCAATTGCAATAGAACTAGATCGAAGCTTGTTTAAAAAAGTGGTTAACCCTATTGAATTTACTGGTTATATTCTCTGTCCTGCAAATTGTATGTTGGGGCCTTGgatttcatataaatcttATGAGAAAGAtttatgtgttaaatttttaactcgAAGATGGATAAGAATAATTCTAAGTAACCTGCTCCTggcaatgatatttttaattatgtctaATTGTATTATCCCTTGGTTTATTGACGATGACAGTATGAAATGGTTAATTGCATATAGAGATGCACAAGCATTCAGAATGTCTCACTATTTTGTGTCAAGTATGTCGGTGGTGTCGATGATAAGTGCTGGTTTTGGATTGACAAATGATTGCCACTCAGAAATTCAAATAACCAAACCTCATTTTATTGAACTGCCAAGATCATTAGTAcaagttgttattttttggaaTATACCAATGCACCAATGGCTGAAAAATTATGTGTTCAAAACATGTCAACCATATGGACAATTTTTTGCAATCTTTACAACATATGCAATATCTTCCCTACTACATGGTTGTAATTTCCAACTATCAGCAGTTCTTCTGAGCATTGgaacattttcttatatagaatataattttagatacaAGGTTGCATCTGCGTTAGAAGTTTGTTGTTTAGCTAATCCATGTGTTAAACAATGTgatcataaatataagaaaagcAGTTTTATggcaatgtttataaatttaacattttctctCATAACAATATTGCATCTTGCTTACTTAGGGGTTATGTTTGAAGCATCTTTTTCAGTGCAGGAGACTGGTTACTCTTTTTCTCATACAATTAGTAAATGGGAAAATCTTGACTTCTTTAATCATGGTCTTGCTGcaagtatgtttgttatttatttaatgatgtaG
- the LOC119829997 gene encoding torsin-like protein isoform X1, whose translation MNFKMLFKFNHMLLLLIIFNNVNFISTEPLSIILGGSVIMGSWLGWDTIKTNTICRYTECCNDQYVPYNLNKLKQLFSQKLFGQPLVNELISILSAHKEGLSNEGNRNKKALVISLHGWSGVGKNYATSMIAESLYEKGIHSRFVKIFMGKKDFDCTDIQNTQMKLIQEVKLLVMNCPTSLIVFDEIHEMCPSVLDAIKPMLDHHQTVDGIDFRDSVFIFISNIGGKEIASNLLELYGQGVNRNEVDFHHFEPIIRRTAYSTGGFEKSATIAQHLIDHYIPFLPLEQHHVEKCALAEFQAHGIYHPTEEMMADALSVITYGPTEDQPIFANNGCKRFTKQIPYIIQKNKAKSEL comes from the exons atgaattttaaaatgttgtttaagTTCAATCATATGCTTCTGTTATTGATTATCTTTAACAAtgtgaattttatatctacTGAACCTTTATCTATAATCTTAGGGGGTTCAGTGATTATGGGCAGTTGGTTAGGCTGGGATACtatcaaaacaaatactaTCTGTCGTTACACAGAGTGTTGTAATGATCAATATGtaccatataatttaaaca aattaaaacagttattttcacaaaaactGTTTGGTCAACCACTAGTCAATGAGTTAATTAGTATCCTAAGTGCCCATAAAGAGGGACTATCAAATGAAGGCAAccgaaataaaaaagctttagTTATAAGTTTACATGGTTGGTCTGGTGTTGGAAAAAATTATGCTACAAGTATGATAGCCGAATCTCTCTATGAAAAGGGTATTCACAGCAGATTTGTGAAGATTTTCATGGGAAAAAAAGACTTTGATTGTACAGACATACAAAATACTCAG ATGAAGCTAATACAAGAAGTAAAACTTCTTGTGATGAATTGTCCAACTTCCCTAAttgtttttgatgaaatacaTGAAATGTGTCCATCAGTATTAGATGCAATAAAGCCTATGTTAGACCATCACCAAACAGTTGATGGTATAGATTTtag GgatagtgtatttatttttatttccaatattGGTGGAAAAGAAATTGCAAGcaatttattagaattatatgGTCAAGGTGTAAATAGAAATGAAGTTGATTTTCATCATTTTGAACCAATTATAAGGAGGACAGCTTACAGTACAG GTGGTTTTGAAAAATCAGCTACAATTGCTCAGCACTTGATTGATCATTATATTCCATTCCTGCCTTTGGAACAACATCATGTTGAGAAATGTGCACTAGCCGAGTTTCAGGCACATGGTATTTACCATCCAACTGAAGAGATGATGGc tgaTGCTTTGTCAGTCATCACATATGGGCCTACAGAAGATCAACctatatttgcaaataatgGGTGCAAAagatttacaaaacaaataccatatataatacaaaaaaataaggcaaaaagtgaattataa
- the LOC119829997 gene encoding torsin-1B isoform X2 has protein sequence MIAESLYEKGIHSRFVKIFMGKKDFDCTDIQNTQMKLIQEVKLLVMNCPTSLIVFDEIHEMCPSVLDAIKPMLDHHQTVDGIDFRDSVFIFISNIGGKEIASNLLELYGQGVNRNEVDFHHFEPIIRRTAYSTGGFEKSATIAQHLIDHYIPFLPLEQHHVEKCALAEFQAHGIYHPTEEMMADALSVITYGPTEDQPIFANNGCKRFTKQIPYIIQKNKAKSEL, from the exons ATGATAGCCGAATCTCTCTATGAAAAGGGTATTCACAGCAGATTTGTGAAGATTTTCATGGGAAAAAAAGACTTTGATTGTACAGACATACAAAATACTCAG ATGAAGCTAATACAAGAAGTAAAACTTCTTGTGATGAATTGTCCAACTTCCCTAAttgtttttgatgaaatacaTGAAATGTGTCCATCAGTATTAGATGCAATAAAGCCTATGTTAGACCATCACCAAACAGTTGATGGTATAGATTTtag GgatagtgtatttatttttatttccaatattGGTGGAAAAGAAATTGCAAGcaatttattagaattatatgGTCAAGGTGTAAATAGAAATGAAGTTGATTTTCATCATTTTGAACCAATTATAAGGAGGACAGCTTACAGTACAG GTGGTTTTGAAAAATCAGCTACAATTGCTCAGCACTTGATTGATCATTATATTCCATTCCTGCCTTTGGAACAACATCATGTTGAGAAATGTGCACTAGCCGAGTTTCAGGCACATGGTATTTACCATCCAACTGAAGAGATGATGGc tgaTGCTTTGTCAGTCATCACATATGGGCCTACAGAAGATCAACctatatttgcaaataatgGGTGCAAAagatttacaaaacaaataccatatataatacaaaaaaataaggcaaaaagtgaattataa
- the LOC119829998 gene encoding autophagy protein 5, producing the protein MANDREVLREIWDGKLPVCFQLDQEEIMEIQQPDPFYVMVPRLSYFPLVTDKMKRHFLRFISQENADNEMWLDYNGQPLKWHYPIGFLYDLYCGNDPQMPWNLTVHFSKFPENVLLHCPNKDIVEAHYMSTVKEADVLKHRGQVMSAMQKKDHNQLWLGLQNDKFDQFWAINRRLMESHGDNEGFKHIPMRIYSEDGTCNQRLISPKNIDGSRKIVQQLISELYPDKPDVKLRTHGINIPIDTPLQWLSEHMSYPDNFLHVCLC; encoded by the exons ATGGCAAACGACAGAGAAGTCTTACGAGAAATCTGGGACGGAAAACTTCCAGTATGCTTTCAGCTGGACCAAGAAGAGATTATGGAAATTCAGCAACCAGATCCCTTTTATGTGATGGTTCCTCGGCTTAGTTACTTTCCACTTGTAACGGATAAG ATGAAGAGACATTTTTTACGCTTTATATCTCAAGAAAACGCTGATAATGAAATGTGGCTTGATTATAATGGACAACCTTTAAAATGGCACTACCCTATTGGTTTTCTATATGATCTCTATTGTGGGAATGATCCACAAATGCCTTGGAATTTAACAGTACACTTTAGCAAATTTCctgaaaatgttttacttCACTGTCCCAACAA agACATAGTTGAAGCTCACTATATGTCAACTGTAAAAGAGGCAGATGTTTTAAAGCATCGGGGACAAGTTATGTCTGCTATGCAGAAAAAAGACCACAATCAGTTATGGTTGGGATTACAAAACG ACAAATTTGATCAATTCTGGGCCATTAACAGAAGGCTCATGGAATCTCACGGTGACAATGAGGGATTTAAACATATACCAATGCGAATTTACTCAGAAGATGGAACATGCAATCAACGTCTAATTAGTCCAAAGAATATTGATGGAAGCAGGAAAATAGTTCAACAACTTATATCTGAATTGTATCCTGATAAACCTGATg ttaAATTAAGAACACATGGTATAAACATTCCAATTGACACACCACTCCAATGGCTGTCTGAACATATGAGCTACCCTGACAACTTTCTGCATGTGTGTCtatgttaa
- the LOC119830024 gene encoding ribosomal RNA small subunit methyltransferase NEP1 → MGKKRKHANAQDDFEFDPIPKHLVTSHIKKQEKRLIVILEKAQLETVKNGNSFELLNCDDHANILRKNDRDPGSCRPDITHQSLLMLMDSPLNRAGLLQVYIHTEQNVLIEINPQTRIPRTFKRFAGLMVQLLHKFSIRASDGPMKLLKVIKNPVTSHLPVGVKKITMSFSSKVVQNCRELVPKEEPIVLVIGAMAHGKIEVDYSEDTISISNYPLSAALTCAKLCSAFEEVWGVV, encoded by the exons ATgggaaaaaaaagaaaacacgcAAATGCACAGGACGACTTTGAATTTGATCCAATACCTAAACATTTAGTAACATCTCATATAAAAAAGCAGGAAAAACGGCTGATAGTCATTCTTGAAAAGGCTCAATTGGAAACAGTTAAA aATGGAAATAGCTTTGAATTGTTGAATTGTGACGATCATGCCAATATTTTGAGGAAAAATGACCGTGATCCTGGCTCATGTCGACCAGACATAACACATCAATCATTGCTTATGTTAATGGACTCACCTTTGAATCGCGCTGGACTCTTACAAGTGTATATTCACACTGAACAAAATGTCCTCATAGAAATAAACCCACAAACAAGAATTCCTAGAACATTTAAAAGATTTGCAGGACTAATGG TACAACTCCTACATAAATTTTCCATCAGAGCATCTGATGGACCAATGAAGCTGctgaaagttataaaaaatccaGTCACATCTCATTTGCCTGTGGGTGTAAAGAAAATCACCATGTCTTTCAGTTCCAAAGTTGTTCAGAATTGCAGAGAATTAGTACCTAAAGAGGAACCCATTGTCTTAGTAATTGGGGCCATGGCACATGGAAAAATTGAAGTAGATTATTCAGAAGACACAATATCTATCAGCAACTATCCTTTGTCAGCTGCATTGACATGTGCTAAACTTTGTTCAGCCTTTGAAGAAGTATGGGGAGTTGTATAA
- the LOC119830417 gene encoding cyclin-dependent kinase inhibitor 1C-like, with translation MAAAHTHSAPAPSERRPEGRAGSRRIFPPQFKLQVLDAYRRDAQCRGNQRATARKFGIHRRQIQKWLQAEPALRAALLRRAPQPAPSPPPYSVGSPESARLPSPPPAVLPVSVQVPTPIAAPVPITFTAEPIDLSVKRLSPPPAPIPSYAPRAPIVQEPTRKPFKLFRPYLLEDDEEKRPAIASLPVTNGVHVSAFVPVQSAAGCALAACSAPHWCAPGPAYQTPLR, from the coding sequence ATGGCCGCTGCCCACACGCACTCGGCCCCCGCACCCTCCGAACGTCGCCCCGAGGGCCGCGCTGGTTCCCGCCGTATATTCCCACCACAATTCAAGCTACAAGTTCTCGATGCGTATAGACGAGACGCTCAATGTCGAGGAAATCAACGTGCCACAGCAAGAAAATTTGGTATTCATCGCCGGCAAATTCAGAAATGGCTGCAAGCTGAACCGGCTCTCCGAGCGGCACTTTTGAGGAGAGCCCCACAACCTGCGCCTTCGCCACCGCCATACTCTGTCGGATCTCCAGAGAGCGCCCGATTGCCTTCTCCACCACCAGCAGTTCTCCCCGTATCTGTGCAAGTGCCTACGCCAATTGCAGCTCCTGTTCCAATAACGTTCACTGCGGAGCCCATTGATCTATCCGTGAAACGGCTTTCACCGCCTCCTGCACCGATTCCGTCCTACGCTCCGCGAGCTCCAATAGTACAGGAACCCACGCGAAAACCATTCAAGTTATTTAGACCTTATCTATTAGAAGACGATGAAGAGAAACGACCAGCTATTGCATCTCTGCCAGTGACGAACGGCGTTCACGTGTCAGCGTTTGTGCCCGTACAAAGTGCGGCTGGGTGCGCGCTCGCCGCGTGCTCAGCGCCGCATTGGTGCGCGCCTGGCCCCGCTTACCAAACTCCTCTAAGATGA